From one Eptesicus fuscus isolate TK198812 chromosome 3, DD_ASM_mEF_20220401, whole genome shotgun sequence genomic stretch:
- the OLIG2 gene encoding oligodendrocyte transcription factor 2 gives MDSDASLVSSRPSSPEPDDLFLTARGKGSGGGFTGGTVSSSTPSDCPPELSSELRGALGAAGAHPGDKLGGGGFRSSSSAAAAAASSTKKDKKQLTEPELQQLRLKINSRERKRMHDLNIAMDGLREVMPYAHGPSVRKLSKIATLLLARNYILMLTNSLEEMKRLVSEIYGGHHAGFHPAPCGGLAHSAPLPAAAAHPAAAHHPAVHHPILPPAAAAAAAAAAAAVSSASLPGSGLSSVGSIRPPHGLLKSPAAAAPLGGGGGGGGGGFQHWGGVPCPCSMCQVPPHPHVAAMGAGSLPRLTSDAK, from the coding sequence ATGGACTCGGACGCCAGCCTGGTGTCCAGCCGCCCGTCTTCGCCCGAGCCGGATGACCTTTTCCTGACGGCCCGGGGCAAGGGCAGCGGCGGCGGCTTCACCGGGGGCACCGTGTCCTCGTCCACGCCGAGCGACTGCCCGCCGGAGCTGAGCTCGGAGCTGCGCGGCGCCCTGGGCGCGGCGGGCGCGCACCCGGGGGACAAGCTGGGCGGCGGCGGCTTCAGGTCCTCGTccagcgcggcggcggcggccgcgtcGTCCACGAAGAAGGACAAGAAGCAGCTGACGGAGCCCGAGCTGCAGCAGCTGCGCCTCAAGATCAACAGCCGCGAGCGCAAGCGCATGCACGACCTCAACATCGCCATGGACGGGCTGCGCGAGGTCATGCCCTACGCGCACGGCCCGTCGGTGCGCAAGCTCTCCAAGATCGCCACGCTGCTGCTGGCGCGCAACTACATCCTCATGCTCACCAACTCGCTGGAGGAGATGAAGCGGCTGGTGAGCGAGATCTACGGCGGCCACCACGCCGGCTTCCACCCGGCCCCCTGCGGCGGCCTCGCGCACTCCGCGCccctgcccgccgccgccgcgcacccCGCCGCCGCGCACCACCCCGCGGTGCACCACCCCATcctgccgcccgccgccgccgccgccgccgccgctgccgccgccgcggtGTCCAGCGCCTCCCTGCCCGGCTCCGGGCTGTCGTCGGTCGGCTCCATCCGGCCCCCGCACGGCCTGCTCAAGtctccggcggcggcggccccgctggggggcgggggcggcggcggcggcgggggcttCCAGCACTGGGGCGGCGTGCCCTGCCCCTGCAGCATGTGCCAGGTGCCCCCGCACCCCCACGTGGCGGCCATGGGCGCCGGCAGCCTGCCGCGCCTCACCTCCGACGCCAAGTAG
- the OLIG1 gene encoding oligodendrocyte transcription factor 1, with amino-acid sequence MFYAVSQARVNAAPATMLRPQRPGDVPLGASLYELVGYRPHPSSSSATSSSTTAPLLPKAAREKAEVPADPPGSGAGPGAHAGGGSRADPKEEQQQQLRRKINSRERKRMQDLNLAMDALREVILPYSAAHCQGAPGRKLSKIATLLLARNYILLLGSSLQELRRALGEGAGPAPRLLLAGLPLLAAPGPVLLAPGALGPPDALRPAKYLSLALEEPPCGQFALPGGGAGGGAGGPGLCTCAVCKFPHLVPAGLGLAAVPAPFSK; translated from the coding sequence ATGTTCTACGCGGTCTCCCAGGCGCGCGTGAACGCGGCCCCCGCGACCATGCTGCGGCCACAGCGGCCGGGAGACGTGCCGCTCGGGGCCTCCCTGTACGAACTGGTGGGCTACCGgccgcacccctcctcctcctccgcgacctcctcctccaccacggCCCCCCTGCTCCCCAAGGCCGCGCGCGAGAAGGCCGAGGTGCCCGCCGACCCTCCGGGCTCGGGAGCGGGGCCGGGCGCGCACGCGGGCGGCGGCTCCCGGGCGGACCCCAAAGAGGAGCAGCAACAGCAGCTGCGGCGCAAGATCAACAGCCGCGAGCGGAAGCGCATGCAGGACCTGAACCTGGCCATGGACGCGCTGCGCGAGGTCATCCTGCCCTACTCGGCGGCGCACTGCCAGGGCGCGCCGGGCCGCAAGCTCTCCAAGATCGCCACGCTGCTGCTGGCGCGCAACTACATCCTGCTGCTCGGCAGCTCGCTGCAGGAGCTGCGCCGCGCGCTGGGGGAGGGCGCCGGGCCCGCGCCGCGCCTGCTGCTGGCCGGCCTGCCGCTGCTCGCCGCCCCCGGGCCCGTGCTGCTGGCGCCCGGCGCCCTGGGGCCGCCCGACGCGCTGCGCCCCGCCAAGTACCTGTCGCTGGCGCTCGAGGAGCCTCCGTGCGGCCAGTTCGCGCTccccggcggcggcgcgggcggcggggcgggcggcccggGCCTCTGCACCTGCGCCGTCTGCAAGTTCCCGCACCTGGTCCCGGCCGGCCTGGGCCTGGCCGCCGTGCCGGCGCCGTTCTCCAAGTGA